In one window of Rhinopithecus roxellana isolate Shanxi Qingling chromosome 15, ASM756505v1, whole genome shotgun sequence DNA:
- the C15H11orf86 gene encoding uncharacterized protein C11orf86 homolog isoform X1, which produces MGTGLRSQSLRGPRPSYGKLQEPWGRPQEGQLHRALSLRQGREKSRSQGLDRGTEGPDATAQEWVPGSLGDTEQLIQAQRGGSRRWLRQSQQVRRRWERFVAIFPSVTLHQLASP; this is translated from the exons ATGGGAACAGGGCTGCGAAGCCAGTCCTTGCGAGGGCCCCGACCCTCCTATGGAAAGCTGCAGGAACCCTGGGGGAGGCCCCAGGAGGGCCAACTCCACAGGGCGCTAAGCCTCAGACAGGGGCGAGAGAAGTCCAGGTCCCAGGGCCTCGACAGAGGCACAGAAGGACCAGATGCCACTGCCCAGGAGTGGGTGCCAGGGagcctgggggacacagagcAGCTGATCCAAGCCCAGCGAGGAGGCAGCCGGCGGTGGCTGAGGCAGTCCCAACAG GTAAGAAGAAGGTGGGAGAGATTTGTCGCCATCTTCCCCAGTGTGACTCTGCATCAGCTGGCCTCCCCGTAG
- the C15H11orf86 gene encoding uncharacterized protein C11orf86 homolog isoform X2: MGTGLRSQSLRGPRPSYGKLQEPWGRPQEGQLHRALSLRQGREKSRSQGLDRGTEGPDATAQEWVPGSLGDTEQLIQAQRGGSRRWLRQSQQQVRRRWERFVAIFPSVTLHQLASP; the protein is encoded by the exons ATGGGAACAGGGCTGCGAAGCCAGTCCTTGCGAGGGCCCCGACCCTCCTATGGAAAGCTGCAGGAACCCTGGGGGAGGCCCCAGGAGGGCCAACTCCACAGGGCGCTAAGCCTCAGACAGGGGCGAGAGAAGTCCAGGTCCCAGGGCCTCGACAGAGGCACAGAAGGACCAGATGCCACTGCCCAGGAGTGGGTGCCAGGGagcctgggggacacagagcAGCTGATCCAAGCCCAGCGAGGAGGCAGCCGGCGGTGGCTGAGGCAGTCCCAACAG CAGGTAAGAAGAAGGTGGGAGAGATTTGTCGCCATCTTCCCCAGTGTGACTCTGCATCAGCTGGCCTCCCCGTAG